One Rhodoferax sp. GW822-FHT02A01 genomic window, GTCCTTTGCCTTTTCGGTCAGGAAGTGGCGCACCACCCTGCGGTCCTTTTCGTCAGTGACGGACTCCAGCAGGCCTTTGTCTTTCATGCCCGCCAGCAGGCGCGCGACTTGCCCCTTGTCACGGCCTGAGTGCACAACCAGATCGCTCTGCGTGGCCCCCGGGTGCCGGGCAAAGAAATTCATCACCTTGCCCTCCATGTGCGCGATGGATTGGCCCCCATCGGGAGCGGCTCGCCCGTGGCGCGCGCGTACCTGATGCATCACGGCGTGGATGAGCTCCAGCACATCGTCCTCGGACGCAAAAGGCAATTGGTTGACAATATCAACTTCTTTTTTCATAATAGATGACATTATCAACTAGATTGCAAACACATGACCATTGCATCCCCCTTGCGCCGCATTCAGCGTGTGCGGCACGAATTGCTCCGGCGCGACGTGCACATCAGCCGTATCGAAGCACCAAGCCCTGGCTTTCTGTCCCTCACCTTTGCAAGTGAATCACTCCACAGCTTTGTATCGCTGTCGTTTGACGACCATGTCAAACTCATCATCCCGGACCGCAACGGCGCAACCGCCATGCGCGACTTCACGCCCACGCACATCAATACGGCTCGCGGCGAACTGACGCTGGAATTCGCACTGCATGCCCATGGCGCGGCCTGCGAATGGGCGCGGCAGGCCCGTGTTGGCGATGCAGCCGTCATTGGCGGCCCCAAGGGTTCCATGATCGTGCCCACCGATTACGACTGGCATCTGCTGGCGGGCGACGCCTCTGCCCTGCCCGCCATACGTCGCAGGCTGCTGGAGCTTCCCACAGGCAGCACGGCCCTGGTGTTTGCACAGATCGCCGACCCGCTGGACCGCCAGTTGCCGACTTCCCGCAGTGCAGCGCAGGTTCACTGGTTGACTGATGCGCGTGCGTGGGTGGACGCCTTGCGCAATACGCCGTTGCCTGCGGGCGAAGGTTTTGTGTGGTGCGCCGGTGAAGCATCCGTCATGGTCCAGGCGCGCGAGGTACTCATCAATGGGCGCCAATTGCCGCGCGAGGCTTCACGCATTTCTGCGTACTGGAAAGCCGGCGCT contains:
- a CDS encoding MarR family transcriptional regulator produces the protein MKKEVDIVNQLPFASEDDVLELIHAVMHQVRARHGRAAPDGGQSIAHMEGKVMNFFARHPGATQSDLVVHSGRDKGQVARLLAGMKDKGLLESVTDEKDRRVVRHFLTEKAKDLHADVKRQRQQLSRLAVAGFSAQQKQQLLELLRQVQNNLRE
- a CDS encoding siderophore-interacting protein — its product is MTIASPLRRIQRVRHELLRRDVHISRIEAPSPGFLSLTFASESLHSFVSLSFDDHVKLIIPDRNGATAMRDFTPTHINTARGELTLEFALHAHGAACEWARQARVGDAAVIGGPKGSMIVPTDYDWHLLAGDASALPAIRRRLLELPTGSTALVFAQIADPLDRQLPTSRSAAQVHWLTDARAWVDALRNTPLPAGEGFVWCAGEASVMVQAREVLINGRQLPREASRISAYWKAGAADFHETL